From Oscillospiraceae bacterium CM, a single genomic window includes:
- a CDS encoding flagellar FlbD family protein, translating to MIKVTRINKVDHFWVNENQIEYLEETPDTILTMVSGHKYAVAETAEEIAEKITDVKRAVLKKRDERGDLIH from the coding sequence ATGATTAAAGTAACGCGCATCAATAAGGTTGACCATTTCTGGGTCAATGAAAATCAAATTGAATACCTTGAAGAGACGCCGGATACGATTTTGACAATGGTGTCGGGTCATAAGTATGCTGTCGCTGAGACGGCTGAAGAGATAGCGGAAAAGATCACTGATGTAAAAAGAGCCGTTCTCAAAAAACGGGACGAAAGAGGCGATCTGATCCACTAA